One Aegilops tauschii subsp. strangulata cultivar AL8/78 chromosome 7, Aet v6.0, whole genome shotgun sequence genomic window carries:
- the LOC141026731 gene encoding uncharacterized protein: MKKSAEPRRNGWTKPLEGFVKLNVDASFRALSLQGAVGVVLRDHKGGFVAASSEQLEHVADAGTAEAYALRRGLLLAQELGISKLVVESDCLEVINTMQNGGFTASGAVAIYSDCLVLVIGYTSVTFVHCPREANSVSHDPARLARPSPSLWVEEPPGFIVKGLVDDVTII; this comes from the coding sequence ATGAAGAAAAGCGCCGAACCGAGGAGAAATGGTTGGACAAAGCCGCTTGAAGGTTTCGTGAAGCTAAACGTAGATGCATCATTCAGGGCACTCTCCCTCCAGGGAGCTGTTGGTGTTGTCCTACGGGATCACAAGGGTGGATTCGTTGCGGCGTCCAGCGAACAACTGGAGCATGTTGCAGATGCGGGGACGGCGGAAGCTTATGCTCTTCGACGTGGATTACTACTGGCGCAAGAACTGGGGATAAGCAAGCTTGTGGTTGAGTCGGACTGTCTCGAGGTGATCAATACCATGCAGAATGGAGGCTTTACGGCTTCAGGCGCAGTGGCGATTTATTCGGATTGTTTGGTCCTGGTTATAGGATATACTTCGGTCACATTTGTCCACTGCCCTAGAGAGGCAAATTCTGTATCTCACGATCCAGCTAGGCTGGCGAGGCCGTCCCCTTCACTGTGGGTCGAGGAACCGCCGGGTTTCATTGTAAAAGGCTTGGTGGACGATGTAACAATTATATGA